TGACAATACATATGAAGTCTAGTCGTCTAAACCATAATAAAGATTAGCACCAGTGTCTATTTTATTTGAGGCCTTATTGACTGGTTCATTAACTAGATTATAATTAGCGAAGTTGGTTTCTACTCTCTTTCCATTATTCCTTTTGGATGACTCGTAGAGATCAACAAGATGTTTGGGTGTGCGACAAGTACGTTGCCAGTGCCCCTCAGATCCGCACCTATGACAGATGCCTCGGTTCTCTCCTTCTTGGGGCGCCTTTCTTTTATTTGGCACTTCACGCTGCCATTTCTGGTGGCCAGAGTTGTAACCATCACGTTGCCACTTCAGGTGGCCAGAATGATATTGATTGTAAAACCGATCACGAAAATTTCCACGTCCACGGTTTCGTCCATAACCCCGTCCTCCTCTATGCCCTTTCCCACGTTCATTCTTCAGGAATGACGTGTTATGTACTTCAGGTAATTGGGCAGAGCCTGTGGGACGTATCTGATGATTTTTCAGTAGCAACTCATTATTCTTTTCAGCCACAAGAAGGAGAGATATCAGCTCGCCATATTTCTGAAAATTACGCTCCCTATATTGTTGAGCCAGGATCATAGTGTTGGAGTGAAAGGTTGAGAGGGTCTTTTCAATCATTTCAGTATCAGTAATATTTTCAccacataaaattaattttgagctTATCTTGAAAAGAGCAGAATTATATTCAGCTACAGATTTGAAATCTTGTAACCTCAAATTAATCCAGTCATATCGGGCAGATGGCAAGTGAACAAGTTTTTGGTGATCAAATCTATCCTTGAGATTATTCCAAAGGGTGAGTGGATTTTTGATAGTGAGGTATTCAGATTTTAGATCTTCGTGGATGTGATGCCTAAGAAAGATAATCGCTTTTGCATTTTGTTCAACAGTTGGGATCTTTTCCGGGTCAATAGTATCTTTTAGGCCATTAGCACTAAGGTATAATTCCGCATCAAGGACCCATGACAAATAATTATTCCCGGAAACATCCAAGGCAACAAACTCTAATTTTGCAAGATTCGCCATTCTGAATagattttaaataagatataatatGTCACATAATATTTAAACAGACAAGTTGAAATAATAACTTTATACAAAAGTTACGACGGCATAGCCGGCCAGAAAACTTTTGATTATTACTTGACGGCAGCGCCATCTTTATAGTAGTATTACTTGACGGCATAGCCATCTTTATAGATTTCAATCAGTAACATAAATATGTAATaatatttagaagaaaatgaggaaaaTAAAACGTACCTCTTTTATGAAATAGTTTTAGTTGATAGGGACTCGTGGGTCAGAATAAGTCGTAGCTTTTTCGAGAATAAAGCTTCAGTTGGCAGAGactcgtgctgataacgtgttataaaccttgactgaaaatattagttatgtttaaTGTAGAGAAAGTATAGGAGAATAAAAGATGAATAGAAAGTTGTGTTGTATTTCATTAGCTAAatgagctatttatagtagttggtttacaaggcttactaagtaagctattcaaatcttcttcattaagtattacaaaacttcctcgataagctttacaagtcttcctcgataagttttacaagtcttccttggtaagatttgagagacttcctcgatacgctttgacaatcactttatttttattcaaatattttgaCACAAATGATAAAGACCTGCAATCTTTTTTAGTAtcgaaaaataggaatgaaaaatAACTAAAATATTATTACCGGTcctgagaaaaaaataaataataaataattactGGTAGTTGGAGAAATCTGGCTTATAAAATCATAGAAATTATAGCCAGTATCAAAAGATTTTGTTGTTTGTGTGCTTTCGTATAGAAATATGATCATAAGATATCATGTATATTATGATTCAACGTTCTATATATGCAGACTATAAGAAATCAATGATCCTAAAATATCTGAGGATATCTGTCACATATTAACTATACATCACGATAAGAGATAAGTGATTTACCCAAACTATACTAGTTCAGTACTTATCCTAACATTCCCCGTCAAGATGGAGGTCGTTAATGAACTTCAATCTTGTCTCTGAGATTATTGAACTTGCTGCCTGTAAGAGATTTGGTCATAACATCTGTCAGTTTCGACTAtatgcctatgtcatctttcaGATATTCCATTATGTTGAGGCGTATGAGGTgggtgaaaggaatatgtcctaagtccaatcatgtattaggatttaagaataactctttatgtaatctgttttgatttcattgattttaataaaagacttgttttgtttttattacgggctctatctatttaagtgtttaaataagatataccatagtttagagtaaagctttttatggattatgatgagatcataatagtgagacctaaaaagatgataactctaaacttaaatagttcctggtcataggattactaactggtaattaataatccgcaaagatcggtacatactatgtttgcttcattatgaagggtgtctgttctcatagacatttgtgtggtgacactatagctagtatgtaggtgcttattatagaataagttcactgaacatgactcgcccagctgaacaactgatggagttcactcacgtgtcagcagttgttcgcttagtgatagttgtacaagtatccttagacttgaggtcatcatagtcatcttgtgtacactgaactatgctttgctttagttcttagtctccagggataattattagggctcttctgggtataggaatttgtacacgaagatagtg
This genomic interval from Apium graveolens cultivar Ventura chromosome 8, ASM990537v1, whole genome shotgun sequence contains the following:
- the LOC141680528 gene encoding uncharacterized protein LOC141680528, whose amino-acid sequence is MANLAKLEFVALDVSGNNYLSWVLDAELYLSANGLKDTIDPEKIPTVEQNAKAIIFLRHHIHEDLKSEYLTIKNPLTLWNNLKDRFDHQKLVHLPSARYDWINLRLQDFKSVAEYNSALFKISSKLILCGENITDTEMIEKTLSTFHSNTMILAQQYRERNFQKYGELISLLLVAEKNNELLLKNHQIRPTGSAQLPEVHNTSFLKNERGKGHRGGRGYGRNRGRGNFRDRFYNQYHSGHLKWQRDGYNSGHQKWQREVPNKRKAPQEGENRGICHRCGSEGHWQRTCRTPKHLVDLYESSKRNNGKRVETNFANYNLVNEPVNKASNKIDTGANLYYGLDD